The DNA region GTCTCTCTGCCCCTGCTGTGGGTATCAGACGATGATCCATACTACACAGAAGCGGACCGACGGTGAGCAGAAGCTGACGAAAACACTATTCTGCCACAATCCGAATTGTGCATCGCAGAATCTGAGGAAATTCGTTCACTTCGTCGGAAAGAAAGCGATGGACATTGATGGGCTGTCAGAGGCGACGCTGGAGCAATTCATTGCCCGTGGCTGGCTTCAGGATTTTACGGATATTTACCGGCTGGATAATCACCGGGACGAGATCATCCGTATGGACGGTTTCGGAGAAAGGTCCTGGCAGCGGTTGTGGGATGCGATTCAAAAAAGCCGCAATACCACATTTGAACGCTATCTTATCGCAATGGATATTCCGATGATCGGCAACACAGCCAGCGCTGCGCTCGGTCGATGCTTCGATCAGAGTCTCCGTGCCTTTGAGGTAGCGGTCGATTCCGGCTATGATTTTACGCAGCTTCCCGATTTCGGAGAAACGCTGCATAACAACATTCACGAATGGTTTTCAGTTGAAGAAAACCGCATTTTATGGGAGGAATTAAAGCCTATGGTAAACATTGAAAAGAAAGAAACCGCTATGTCCGTCGTACAGGACAACCCCTTTGTGGGGAAAACGCTTGTGGTTACGGGCAAGGTCGAGCCGTACACCCGTGACGGCATCAATGCGAAGATATATTCTTTGGGTGCGAAAGCCGGAAGCTCCGTATCCAAGAATACCGACTACCTGATCTGCGGCGAAAATGCCGGCAGTAAGCTCGCCAAGGCGCAAGCGCTCGGCGTTGCCGTACTGTCTCCGGCAGAGTTTTTCCGTATGATCGGAGAGTAAATAATCAATAGAATGACGGGCGGAGAGGAAGTTTTTCTTCTCCGCCCTTGTCGGATCGGAGGAAATGCTATGGCAAAGAAATATAGGGTCACCATAACCGAAACGCTGAAACGAACGGTCGATGTGACGGCAGAAAGCAAAGAGGCCGCTGAGCAGATCGTCGGCGACGAATGGTACAGCGGCAAGCATATTCTGACTGCCGATGATTTTATCGGCGTTGAATTTGAAGCAAATACTATTTAGGAAAGGACTGAAACGAATGGAAGAATTAAAAAAGGCCTTTTACGAGGTCATGTATAAGTATGAAAAATCCT from Vescimonas fastidiosa includes:
- a CDS encoding DpnD/PcfM family protein, with product MAKKYRVTITETLKRTVDVTAESKEAAEQIVGDEWYSGKHILTADDFIGVEFEANTI